The segment CCAGTAGATCGAGGTGACCGCGACCCCCAGCTCGGCGGCGAGTTTGCGCATCGACAGCCCGGCCACGCCCTGCTGCTCGATCAGGCGCCTCGCGGCATCCAGCACGGCCCGCCGGGTCACGGTCTCACGCCGATCAACACTGTGCTGAGCCACGCGGCCATCCTCTCGCCCCCGATGGCCCTTTACCCTTCACGCTCCCGGGTGTAACGGTGTTACAGAAGGCTTATGACGAGGAGTCAGATATGCCGAAAGTGCGTTATGGCCCGCGCGACCTCGCAGCCGTCGCCGCCGCCCGCGAATCCGCCTCGAAGCTCCCCGACCTGTGGTCCACCGGCGTGCACGCGGTCTGGGAGACCGACCCCGACGCCCTGGCGCAGGTCCTGCCGCCGCCCCTGAAGCCCACCGCCAAGCCGTACGTGCGCGCCACGATCAACCAGGTTGACATCTTCGGCACGCCGCTTGGTGCCGCGGCCATTTCCGTCGCCTGCGCGCATGGTGACGAAGAGGGCTGGTACAGCCTGGTCATGCCGATGACCACCGAGCGCTCGCTGATCGGCGGCCGGGAGGTCTTCGGCGAGCCGAAGAAGCTGGCCGAGGTCGTCGTCGACCGGGACGGCGACCACATCGCCGGCACGGTCACCCGGCACGGTGTCACCTTCGCCGAGATCCGCGGCCGGATCGCCGGGGCGCTGGAACCGCCGGCGCCCTACGTCAAGGTCGACTGGTATCTGAAGTTCCTGCCCGCCGTGGACGGCTCCGGGTTCGACGCGGATCCGTTGCTGGTGCGGTGCCTGCGGACCGAGAAGACCAGGGCCCTGAACACCGTCGAGGGCGAGGTGATCCTCCGCGAGTCCGACCTCGACCCGATCGCCGACCTCCCGGTGCTGCGGCTGGTGGAGATCACGTTCGGGGAGAAGACCTCCGACCAGCGCGGCGAGGTCGTGGCCCG is part of the Catenulispora sp. MAP5-51 genome and harbors:
- a CDS encoding acetoacetate decarboxylase family protein; its protein translation is MPKVRYGPRDLAAVAAARESASKLPDLWSTGVHAVWETDPDALAQVLPPPLKPTAKPYVRATINQVDIFGTPLGAAAISVACAHGDEEGWYSLVMPMTTERSLIGGREVFGEPKKLAEVVVDRDGDHIAGTVTRHGVTFAEIRGRIAGALEPPAPYVKVDWYLKFLPAVDGSGFDADPLLVRCLRTEKTRALNTVEGEVILRESDLDPIADLPVLRLVEITFGEKTSDQRGEVVARLDPTEILPYVHQRYDDPAQVHDSVLVKDAAGVPDAD